Proteins encoded by one window of Paraburkholderia terrae:
- a CDS encoding heavy metal sensor histidine kinase, translating into MRGRSITTTLALAFGATTLAVFVLVGNFLYRALEREISSQDDMSIVLAARHARRLAQEIEASKGIREHGDRITSIVLGNPGMSMEVFDPNGQLAIEHNLTSTLGMPVPASDTSILATGRSIQRVPPTARITADDIVAWHNNTGAPIRGVATDVTLRDGEMVSILIARNLSDRYELLDQYRDQLKIYGIIGVLLTTVLSYLLIRAAMRPVNDIAASAAQVTVNRLNTRIAVKRVPRELEALVTTLNAMLERMDHGFKQMSRFTADLAHDMRTPLSNMRGATEVALARTRSADEYEALLASNLEECERLSRMIENVLFLARAEHPQFVKHMRVFDAVQELTRIGEYFEGVAEDAGVRVRVTGAAMLTADLELFRRAIGNLLANALRYTPRDKEIVLDAHEIDGGARITVSNEGEPIAHEHLERIFDRFYRVDPSRSSLPSSGSPQGSPGSTGLGLAIVRTIMELHGGTVHAESDARSTRFVLTFR; encoded by the coding sequence ATGCGCGGCCGTTCGATCACCACCACGCTCGCGCTCGCATTCGGCGCGACGACGCTCGCCGTGTTCGTGCTGGTCGGCAACTTTCTCTATCGCGCGCTCGAACGTGAGATCAGTTCGCAAGACGACATGAGCATCGTGCTCGCTGCGCGTCACGCGCGGCGTCTGGCGCAGGAGATCGAAGCATCGAAAGGCATTCGCGAGCATGGCGACCGGATCACGAGCATCGTGCTGGGTAATCCGGGCATGTCGATGGAAGTGTTCGATCCCAACGGGCAACTCGCCATCGAGCACAATCTGACGAGCACGCTCGGCATGCCCGTGCCCGCCAGCGACACTTCAATTCTCGCCACCGGCCGCTCCATTCAGCGCGTGCCGCCAACGGCGCGCATCACGGCAGACGACATCGTCGCGTGGCACAACAACACGGGCGCGCCGATTCGCGGTGTCGCCACCGACGTGACCTTGCGCGACGGCGAAATGGTCAGCATCCTGATCGCGCGCAACCTGAGCGACCGCTACGAACTGCTCGATCAGTACCGCGACCAGCTCAAGATCTACGGCATCATCGGCGTGCTGCTGACCACGGTGCTCAGCTATCTGCTGATTCGCGCGGCGATGCGGCCGGTAAACGATATCGCCGCGAGCGCCGCGCAAGTCACCGTGAACCGCCTGAATACGCGCATTGCCGTTAAACGCGTGCCGCGCGAACTCGAAGCGCTGGTGACGACGCTCAACGCCATGCTCGAACGCATGGACCACGGCTTCAAACAGATGTCGCGCTTCACCGCCGATCTCGCGCACGACATGCGCACGCCGCTCAGCAACATGCGCGGCGCAACGGAAGTGGCGCTCGCACGCACACGCTCCGCCGACGAGTACGAAGCGCTGCTCGCATCGAACCTCGAAGAGTGCGAGCGTCTGTCGCGCATGATCGAGAACGTGCTGTTTCTCGCGCGCGCGGAGCATCCGCAGTTCGTCAAGCACATGCGCGTGTTCGATGCCGTGCAGGAGTTGACGCGCATCGGCGAGTATTTCGAAGGCGTCGCGGAAGACGCCGGCGTGCGCGTTCGCGTGACTGGCGCCGCAATGCTCACCGCCGATCTCGAACTCTTCCGCCGCGCCATCGGCAACCTGCTCGCGAACGCGCTGCGCTATACGCCGCGCGACAAGGAGATCGTGCTCGACGCGCATGAGATTGACGGCGGCGCGCGCATCACGGTGTCGAACGAAGGCGAGCCGATTGCACACGAACATCTCGAACGGATTTTCGACCGCTTCTATCGCGTCGATCCGTCGCGCAGTTCGTTGCCTTCGTCCGGTTCGCCACAAGGGTCGCCGGGATCGACGGGGCTGGGCCTCGCGATCGTGCGCACGATCATGGAACTGCACGGCGGCACCGTTCACGCGGAGAGCGACGCGCGCAGCACGCGCTTCGTGCTGACGTTTCGTTGA
- the ltnD gene encoding L-threonate dehydrogenase, whose amino-acid sequence MSRNVGVIGLGAMGMGVARSLLRGGFNVHACDVRRDVLDQFVADGGKACASPAELGAQCDVVVTFVVNAAQTETVLFGEQGAIRAMKPGGVVIGCATVAPDFAIDLGRRIEAAGLQMLDAPVSGGAARAASGEMTMMTSGPAAAYAACDDVLAAMAGKVYRLGDQHGAGSKVKIINQLLAGVHIAAAAEAMALGLREGVDADALYDVITHSAGNSWMFENRVPHILNGDYTPLSAVDIFVKDLGLVLDTARRSKFPLPLSAAAHQMFMMASTAGHGGEDDSAVIKIFPGIDVPPKR is encoded by the coding sequence ATGTCCAGAAATGTCGGAGTGATCGGTCTTGGCGCGATGGGAATGGGCGTCGCGCGCTCGCTGCTGCGCGGCGGCTTCAACGTGCATGCGTGCGACGTGCGCCGCGATGTGCTCGACCAGTTCGTCGCCGATGGCGGCAAGGCTTGCGCAAGTCCCGCTGAACTCGGCGCGCAATGCGACGTCGTCGTCACGTTCGTCGTCAACGCGGCGCAAACCGAAACCGTGCTATTCGGCGAGCAGGGCGCCATTCGGGCGATGAAACCCGGCGGCGTCGTGATCGGCTGCGCAACCGTGGCGCCCGACTTCGCCATCGACCTCGGCCGCCGCATCGAAGCGGCCGGTTTGCAGATGCTCGACGCACCCGTGTCGGGCGGCGCCGCGCGCGCGGCATCGGGTGAAATGACGATGATGACGTCCGGCCCCGCCGCCGCCTACGCCGCATGTGACGACGTGCTCGCAGCGATGGCGGGCAAGGTCTACCGCCTCGGCGATCAGCATGGCGCGGGTTCGAAAGTGAAGATCATCAACCAGCTGCTCGCGGGCGTACACATCGCCGCCGCCGCCGAGGCGATGGCGCTCGGCCTGCGCGAAGGCGTGGACGCCGACGCGCTCTACGACGTGATCACGCACAGCGCCGGCAACTCGTGGATGTTCGAGAACCGCGTGCCGCACATTCTCAACGGCGACTACACGCCGCTGTCGGCCGTCGATATCTTCGTCAAGGACCTCGGCCTCGTGCTCGATACCGCGCGCCGCTCGAAGTTTCCGCTGCCGTTGTCGGCGGCGGCGCATCAGATGTTCATGATGGCGTCGACGGCAGGGCATGGCGGCGAAGACGATTCTGCCGTCATCAAGATTTTCCCCGGCATCGACGTGCCGCCGAAGCGCTAA
- a CDS encoding sensor histidine kinase gives MTSIRRWLLGWLIAGLALAALVAAYGIFYTARLEATELFDYELRTVALSVPATIGSSNALAQRTPDFAGLADDRLFIEVWDDAGQSVYKSLEGLDVPRYPPGLRTIERDEYHWRVFGVQEGDRFVQVAQPVSVREDLARHLALRTLWPLALFLPVIVLIVLFVVGRGLAPIGSISRALATRSFDSLEPLRLDGRMPVELKPLVDALNDLLHRLNVASQSQRTFVGDAAHELRSPLAALKLQLQAAERDGSLVGSKQTFERIEGRLNRLIHLVHQLLTMAREDAQRSAHFEPVSLRRLCERAVGDFSMLAEERQIDLGLEFNPSRDSDDAYKVSAEPAGIEVLLNNLIDNAIRYTPRGGKVDVILKRSGDGIGLCVSDSGPGIPDAERERVFDRFYRSAGNKEHGSGLGLAIALKIAQRHQATLSVDNNENGAGLRVTLSGLRAQ, from the coding sequence ATGACGTCGATCCGGCGCTGGTTGCTCGGCTGGCTGATCGCCGGCCTCGCGCTCGCAGCGTTGGTCGCGGCGTACGGCATCTTCTACACGGCGCGGCTCGAAGCGACCGAACTGTTCGACTACGAATTGCGCACGGTGGCGCTCTCCGTGCCGGCGACGATAGGCAGTAGCAACGCGCTCGCGCAGCGCACGCCGGATTTCGCGGGCCTCGCCGACGATCGCCTGTTCATCGAAGTGTGGGACGACGCGGGCCAGAGCGTGTACAAGTCGCTCGAAGGCCTCGACGTGCCGCGTTATCCGCCGGGCCTGCGCACCATCGAGCGCGACGAGTATCACTGGCGGGTCTTCGGCGTGCAGGAAGGCGACCGTTTCGTTCAGGTCGCGCAACCCGTGTCTGTGCGCGAAGATCTCGCGCGGCATCTCGCATTGCGCACGCTGTGGCCGCTCGCGTTGTTTCTTCCCGTCATCGTGTTGATCGTGCTGTTCGTGGTCGGCCGGGGTCTTGCGCCGATCGGGAGCATCTCGCGCGCGCTCGCAACCCGTTCGTTCGATTCGCTCGAACCGTTGCGACTGGACGGACGCATGCCCGTCGAACTGAAGCCGCTCGTCGATGCGCTCAACGATCTGCTGCATCGCCTGAACGTCGCGTCGCAATCGCAACGCACCTTTGTCGGCGATGCCGCGCACGAGTTGCGCTCGCCGCTTGCCGCATTGAAGCTGCAATTGCAGGCGGCGGAGCGCGACGGTTCGCTGGTCGGCAGCAAACAGACTTTCGAGCGCATCGAAGGGCGCCTGAACCGGCTGATCCATCTCGTGCATCAACTGCTGACGATGGCGCGCGAAGACGCGCAACGCAGCGCGCATTTCGAGCCGGTGAGCTTGCGCCGGCTATGCGAGCGCGCCGTAGGCGACTTTTCGATGCTCGCCGAGGAGAGGCAGATCGACCTCGGCCTGGAGTTCAATCCCTCCCGCGATTCCGACGATGCCTACAAGGTCAGCGCCGAGCCAGCCGGTATCGAGGTGCTGCTCAACAATCTGATCGACAACGCAATCCGCTATACGCCGCGCGGCGGCAAGGTGGATGTGATCCTGAAGCGCAGCGGCGACGGCATCGGCCTATGCGTGTCGGACAGCGGCCCCGGCATTCCGGACGCGGAGCGCGAACGCGTGTTCGACCGCTTCTATCGCAGCGCGGGCAACAAGGAACATGGCAGCGGGCTGGGCCTCGCGATTGCGCTGAAAATCGCGCAACGGCATCAGGCGACGCTCAGCGTCGACAACAACGAAAACGGCGCGGGACTGCGCGTGACGCTGTCGGGACTGCGGGCGCAATAA
- a CDS encoding Leu/Phe/Val dehydrogenase, translating to MDRLTTNFAGTLFGLHGEPAHERIVVASDAESGLQAVIAVYSTARGPAFGGCRYWQYASDYEAYHDALRLSQGMAFKNALAGLPFGGGKAVILKRPEQMDRVALFKAFGRLVQSLGGVYLTAEDVGTTADDMRAVQSETPYVSGIPRDNDVYGGNPSPRTAYGVFVGLKAAVQVALGRDTLEGISVAVQGLGSVGWDLCERLHRAGAELIVSDIDAGKTGRAQQMFGAQIADAARIASVNADVFAPCALGGSITEAVAAGCQFKVIAGGANNQLMSLAEGDVLHQRGIFYAPDFLVNAGGIISCVREYLGSADKQAVLDEVAMIAPRVFELAERVKVTGVAAARAAVVWAREMMER from the coding sequence ATGGACCGACTGACGACGAACTTTGCCGGAACGCTTTTCGGGCTTCACGGCGAACCGGCCCACGAACGCATTGTCGTGGCCAGCGATGCCGAATCCGGCCTGCAAGCCGTGATCGCGGTGTACAGCACTGCGCGCGGCCCTGCGTTTGGTGGTTGCCGCTACTGGCAGTACGCCTCGGACTACGAGGCGTATCACGACGCGCTGCGTCTGTCACAGGGCATGGCGTTCAAGAACGCGCTCGCGGGACTGCCGTTCGGCGGCGGCAAGGCGGTGATCCTGAAGCGTCCGGAGCAGATGGATCGCGTGGCGCTGTTCAAGGCGTTCGGCAGGCTCGTGCAATCGCTCGGCGGCGTTTATCTGACGGCTGAAGACGTCGGCACGACGGCCGACGACATGCGCGCGGTGCAGAGCGAGACGCCGTATGTGAGCGGCATTCCGCGCGACAACGACGTGTATGGCGGGAATCCATCGCCGCGTACCGCGTATGGTGTGTTCGTGGGCCTGAAGGCGGCGGTGCAGGTTGCGCTTGGGCGTGACACTTTGGAAGGCATTTCGGTTGCCGTGCAGGGTTTGGGTTCGGTCGGCTGGGATTTGTGCGAACGGCTGCATCGCGCGGGCGCGGAACTGATCGTGTCGGATATCGATGCAGGCAAGACCGGGCGCGCGCAGCAGATGTTTGGCGCGCAGATCGCTGATGCGGCGCGGATTGCATCCGTCAACGCTGATGTGTTTGCGCCTTGCGCGCTGGGTGGGTCGATTACCGAGGCTGTAGCGGCTGGTTGTCAGTTTAAGGTTATTGCTGGTGGCGCTAATAATCAGCTGATGTCGCTGGCTGAGGGCGATGTGCTGCATCAGCGTGGGATTTTTTATGCGCCGGATTTTCTCGTCAATGCAGGTGGGATTATTAGCTGTGTGCGGGAGTATCTCGGCTCCGCCGATAAGCAGGCGGTGCTGGATGAGGTTGCAATGATCGCGCCGCGGGTTTTTGAGCTTGCTGAGAGGGTTAAGGTAACTGGCGTTGCGGCGGCTCGTGCTGCTGTGGTTTGGGCTCGGGAGATGATGGAGAGGTGA
- a CDS encoding aspartate:alanine exchanger family transporter: MDAIRTLLESQPLLTLFLTIALGYVIGEFSIKGVALGSGAVLFVGLAIGGFAPKSAPPAVLGTLGLLLFLYGIGVQYGAQFFAGLSSTDGLKANAAAVLGVIGAGFVSLALGPLFGVKLDQALGLYAGAGTSTASLQAVLAVLKGEGAAVGYSVAYPFGVAGPILFLYLLSVALARKIEAPPAHIMETAEIALRNQAFVGLTFPELKARLPAGLGIAAVRRAHHNQLPADDFVMQTDDVLLATSMDGDELRKATELLGELHPGRMTRFREDLDYLRVFASSRTVVSHALRDIRFPDGMVCSIAHVRRGDADMLPSPDLILEFGDRVGLLIGPGQRDAVRKLFGDSIKGTAELSYISIGIGAALGLLVGLIPLPIPGVGKLSLGLAALLLVALYLGKIRRMGGLVWTMPLSANLVLRNFGLTVFLAQVGLSSGPKFFATIGLTGISFLLYGAAILIALVCITAACCLWLFRLPFDATVGVISGATGNPAILAFANRIAPTDRPDIGYAMIFPSMTIVKILFVEIAAVILGG; the protein is encoded by the coding sequence ATGGATGCAATCCGTACATTGCTCGAATCGCAACCGTTGCTCACTTTGTTCCTCACCATCGCGCTGGGCTATGTAATCGGCGAATTCAGCATCAAAGGCGTGGCGCTCGGCTCGGGCGCGGTGCTGTTCGTCGGGCTTGCGATCGGCGGCTTTGCGCCGAAGTCCGCGCCGCCCGCGGTGCTCGGCACGCTGGGTCTGTTGCTGTTTCTCTATGGCATCGGCGTGCAGTACGGCGCGCAGTTCTTCGCCGGCTTGTCGAGTACCGATGGACTCAAGGCGAACGCAGCCGCCGTGCTCGGCGTCATCGGCGCTGGCTTCGTGTCGCTCGCACTCGGGCCGCTATTCGGCGTGAAGCTCGATCAGGCGCTCGGCCTGTATGCGGGCGCGGGCACCAGCACGGCAAGCCTGCAAGCGGTGCTTGCCGTGCTGAAGGGCGAAGGGGCGGCCGTCGGCTATAGCGTCGCGTATCCGTTCGGCGTCGCCGGGCCGATCCTGTTTCTCTATCTGCTGAGCGTCGCGCTGGCGCGCAAGATCGAAGCGCCGCCCGCGCACATCATGGAGACGGCCGAGATCGCGCTGCGCAACCAGGCGTTCGTCGGCCTCACGTTTCCCGAACTGAAAGCGCGTCTGCCCGCGGGCCTCGGCATCGCAGCCGTGCGCCGCGCGCATCACAACCAGCTGCCCGCCGACGATTTCGTCATGCAAACCGACGACGTGCTGCTCGCGACGTCGATGGATGGCGACGAACTGCGCAAGGCCACCGAACTGCTCGGCGAATTGCACCCCGGACGCATGACGCGTTTCCGCGAAGATCTCGATTATCTGCGCGTGTTCGCGTCGAGTCGCACCGTGGTCAGCCATGCGCTGCGCGATATCCGATTTCCCGACGGCATGGTGTGCTCGATCGCGCACGTGCGTCGCGGCGACGCCGACATGCTGCCGAGTCCCGATCTGATACTCGAGTTCGGCGACCGTGTCGGTCTCTTGATCGGTCCCGGTCAACGCGATGCGGTGCGCAAGCTGTTCGGCGATTCGATCAAGGGAACGGCGGAGTTGAGCTACATCTCGATCGGCATCGGTGCGGCGCTCGGCTTGCTGGTCGGCCTGATTCCGCTGCCGATACCGGGCGTCGGCAAGTTGTCGCTCGGGCTCGCCGCGCTGCTGCTGGTCGCGCTCTATCTCGGCAAGATCCGGCGAATGGGTGGACTCGTCTGGACGATGCCGCTTTCGGCGAATCTCGTGCTGCGCAACTTCGGACTGACGGTGTTTCTCGCGCAGGTCGGGCTGTCGTCGGGACCGAAGTTCTTTGCGACGATCGGCCTCACTGGCATCTCGTTCCTGCTGTACGGCGCGGCCATTCTGATTGCGCTCGTGTGCATCACGGCGGCGTGCTGCCTGTGGCTTTTTCGCCTGCCGTTCGACGCGACCGTCGGCGTGATCAGCGGCGCGACGGGCAACCCGGCGATCCTCGCGTTCGCGAACCGCATCGCGCCGACCGATCGCCCCGATATCGGCTACGCGATGATCTTTCCATCGATGACGATCGTGAAAATTCTGTTCGTCGAGATTGCAGCTGTGATCTTGGGCGGATAA
- a CDS encoding FadR/GntR family transcriptional regulator codes for MFEKIPSRALSDTVAQQLLAQIDKGTFARGGKLPTEAVLSQEFGVSRTVIREAISRLKNEGVVEPRQGSGVYVSAHGAIRPLRIDYAEAMEGGSVLHILAVRRAIEAEVAAEAAMRRTDADMLAIDAVLKKIDEAVSEGRDGVAEDVAFHRTIAAVTGNPYFLKTLTFLNQYLEAGTVITRRNEALREDFSRQVRDEHAAIVAAIRAGDPLAARNAAQTHMYNAARRLAEAGIC; via the coding sequence ATGTTCGAAAAAATCCCGAGCCGGGCGCTAAGCGACACAGTCGCTCAACAGCTGCTGGCGCAAATCGACAAAGGCACCTTCGCCCGCGGCGGCAAGCTGCCCACAGAAGCCGTGCTATCGCAAGAATTCGGCGTAAGCCGCACAGTCATCCGAGAAGCGATCTCGCGCCTGAAGAACGAAGGCGTGGTCGAGCCCCGCCAGGGCAGCGGCGTCTATGTGTCAGCCCACGGCGCGATCCGTCCACTGCGAATCGACTACGCAGAAGCCATGGAAGGCGGCTCAGTGCTGCACATCCTCGCAGTGCGCCGCGCAATAGAAGCCGAAGTCGCAGCAGAAGCCGCCATGCGCCGCACGGACGCCGACATGCTGGCAATCGACGCCGTACTCAAAAAAATCGACGAAGCCGTCTCCGAGGGCCGCGACGGTGTCGCTGAAGACGTCGCGTTTCATCGCACGATCGCTGCCGTGACGGGCAACCCGTATTTCCTGAAGACCCTCACGTTCCTCAACCAGTACCTCGAAGCAGGCACCGTCATCACGCGCCGCAACGAAGCGCTGCGCGAGGACTTCTCGCGTCAGGTGCGCGACGAGCACGCGGCAATTGTCGCCGCGATCCGCGCAGGCGATCCATTGGCCGCCCGCAACGCCGCGCAAACGCACATGTACAACGCCGCTCGCCGCCTGGCCGAGGCCGGTATCTGCTGA
- a CDS encoding heavy metal response regulator transcription factor: protein MRILVIEDEPKTAAYLKKGLEESGYSVEVANDGSHGLILAQEEDYDVIILDVMLPWMDGWTVVKTLRATRTTPVLFLTARDDIDDRVRGLELGADDYLVKPFAFVELLARVRTLARRGPPRESELIRIGDLEMDVNRRRVKRGTTRIDLTPREFSLLQLLARRHGEVLSRTQIASYVWDMNFDSDTNVVEVAIRRLRSKIDDNFPVKLIHTVRGVGYVLEIKEAD from the coding sequence ATGCGCATCCTTGTCATCGAGGACGAACCAAAAACAGCGGCCTACCTGAAGAAGGGACTGGAAGAGTCCGGCTATTCAGTCGAGGTAGCGAACGACGGCTCGCACGGCCTGATCCTCGCGCAGGAGGAAGACTACGACGTCATCATTCTCGACGTGATGCTGCCGTGGATGGACGGCTGGACCGTCGTGAAAACGCTGCGTGCCACGCGCACCACCCCCGTGCTATTTCTCACCGCACGCGACGACATCGACGACCGCGTACGCGGCCTCGAACTCGGCGCCGACGATTACCTCGTCAAGCCATTCGCGTTCGTCGAACTGCTCGCGCGCGTGCGCACGCTCGCACGTCGCGGGCCGCCGCGCGAAAGCGAACTGATCCGCATCGGCGATCTGGAGATGGACGTGAACCGCCGTCGCGTCAAGCGCGGCACCACGCGCATCGATCTCACGCCGCGCGAGTTCTCGCTGCTGCAACTGCTCGCGCGCCGCCACGGCGAAGTGTTGAGCCGCACGCAGATTGCGTCATACGTGTGGGACATGAACTTCGACAGCGACACGAATGTCGTCGAAGTCGCGATTCGCCGCTTGCGCAGCAAGATCGACGACAACTTCCCCGTCAAGCTGATTCATACGGTTCGCGGTGTCGGCTATGTGCTCGAAATCAAGGAAGCGGATTGA
- a CDS encoding Lrp/AsnC family transcriptional regulator: MKLDATDQRILRELRTDGRLSNAKLAERVGLSATPCWNRVRALEEAGVIEGYAALLNQKALGLPDTVIIEVKLAKHDERTLDRFGEALADLPEVVEAFLVSGEYDYLIKVAVAGTEGYESFLRRKLYRLPGFQDSRSLFALRCLKRSVSVEP, translated from the coding sequence ATGAAACTGGACGCCACTGATCAGCGCATCCTGCGCGAACTGCGCACCGACGGACGCCTTTCAAACGCGAAGCTCGCCGAACGTGTCGGCCTGTCGGCGACGCCTTGCTGGAACCGCGTGCGCGCACTCGAAGAGGCGGGTGTGATCGAAGGCTATGCGGCGCTGCTCAACCAGAAAGCGCTAGGCTTGCCGGATACCGTCATCATCGAAGTGAAGCTCGCGAAGCACGATGAGCGCACGCTGGACCGCTTCGGCGAGGCGCTCGCCGATCTGCCGGAAGTGGTCGAGGCGTTTCTCGTGTCGGGGGAATACGACTATCTGATCAAGGTCGCCGTGGCGGGCACGGAAGGCTACGAGTCGTTTCTGCGGCGCAAGCTGTATCGCCTGCCCGGCTTTCAGGACAGCCGCTCTTTGTTCGCACTGCGCTGCCTGAAGCGCTCGGTGTCCGTCGAGCCTTGA
- a CDS encoding putative bifunctional diguanylate cyclase/phosphodiesterase, producing the protein MIRPQDLASFRTVPAVKAALSRSQFDAFSRQLPLLYVILVVNSVAVAATHVAVAPAWLAIWVPLAMCTACAIRLVVWVRRRNFLASLTDEQVASRLKTTIWLIALLGVIFTGWGLLLFPYGDPYARAHVAFYMSITVIGCIFCLMHMRKAALLLTAIVIVPFSLFFSLTHNAVLVAIAINMLLVAVAMIFVLVTYYRDFANLVGSKHALQAKQAELQRLSDENSRLANLDILTGLPNRRRFLADLDALFETAQAGQARFAVGVIDLDGFKQVNDLYGHGAGDRVLEEVGRRLLDVSGPHIQLARLGGDEFGLLVTDVREPQDLRDIGAAICETLRAPYAWPGATARLSGSLGFAIYPDAGRSPAQLFERADYALYFAKEHRRGGTTIFSAEHEKQIRELGQVEQALRHADLEREMTLHFQPIVDTVREHVVSYEALARWASPTLGDVPPALFIKVAERSDFIHTVTAALLRKVLATMRECDPAVRVAFNLSARDIGSVDAVANITGIVRESGVAPDRLTFEVTETAVIQDFEQAFASLDAFKQLGVHISLDDFGTGYSSLTCIHRLPLDKIKIDRGFLDRIDADPAAQDIVRSIVDLCRSLELTCVAEGVQTEAQASVLRGLGCTVMQGFYFGMPMPFEEQSFAV; encoded by the coding sequence ATGATTCGCCCGCAGGACCTCGCCTCGTTTCGTACTGTTCCTGCCGTGAAGGCCGCGCTGTCACGCTCGCAGTTCGACGCGTTCTCACGGCAATTGCCGCTGCTGTATGTGATCCTCGTGGTGAACAGCGTCGCCGTGGCCGCGACGCATGTTGCCGTTGCGCCGGCGTGGCTCGCCATCTGGGTGCCGCTCGCGATGTGTACGGCCTGCGCGATCCGGCTGGTCGTGTGGGTGAGGCGACGAAATTTCCTCGCGTCGCTGACGGACGAACAGGTCGCGTCGCGGCTCAAGACGACGATCTGGCTGATTGCACTGCTGGGCGTCATCTTCACGGGCTGGGGATTGCTGCTTTTCCCGTATGGCGACCCGTACGCACGGGCGCACGTGGCGTTCTACATGTCGATTACGGTGATCGGCTGCATCTTCTGTCTGATGCACATGCGCAAGGCCGCGTTGTTGCTGACGGCCATCGTGATCGTGCCGTTCTCGCTGTTCTTTTCGCTGACGCATAACGCGGTGCTGGTCGCGATTGCGATCAACATGCTGCTCGTTGCCGTCGCGATGATCTTCGTTCTGGTCACCTACTATCGCGACTTTGCGAACCTCGTTGGATCGAAGCATGCATTGCAGGCGAAGCAGGCCGAACTGCAACGGCTGAGCGACGAAAATTCGCGCCTCGCCAATCTCGACATCCTCACAGGGTTGCCGAACCGCCGGCGCTTTCTGGCCGATCTCGACGCGCTCTTTGAAACGGCGCAGGCAGGGCAGGCGCGGTTCGCCGTCGGCGTAATCGATCTCGACGGCTTCAAGCAGGTCAACGATCTATATGGCCACGGCGCAGGCGACCGCGTGCTCGAAGAAGTCGGCCGGCGGCTGCTCGACGTTTCGGGGCCGCATATCCAGCTTGCACGGCTCGGCGGCGACGAGTTCGGCCTGCTGGTGACGGACGTGCGCGAGCCGCAGGACTTGCGCGACATCGGCGCGGCGATCTGCGAAACGCTGCGCGCGCCTTACGCGTGGCCTGGCGCGACTGCGCGGCTGTCGGGATCGCTCGGCTTTGCGATCTATCCCGATGCGGGCCGCTCGCCCGCGCAACTGTTCGAGCGCGCGGATTACGCGTTGTACTTCGCGAAGGAGCATCGCCGCGGCGGCACGACGATCTTCTCGGCGGAGCACGAAAAGCAGATTCGCGAGCTTGGGCAAGTTGAACAGGCGCTGCGGCATGCGGATCTCGAGCGCGAAATGACGCTGCATTTCCAGCCTATCGTCGACACGGTGCGCGAGCATGTAGTGTCGTACGAGGCGCTGGCGCGATGGGCCAGCCCGACGCTCGGCGACGTGCCGCCGGCGTTGTTCATCAAGGTCGCCGAGCGCAGCGATTTCATTCATACCGTGACGGCGGCGCTATTGCGCAAGGTGCTCGCGACGATGCGCGAGTGCGATCCGGCCGTGCGCGTCGCCTTCAATCTGTCGGCGCGCGATATCGGCTCGGTGGACGCGGTTGCGAACATTACGGGCATCGTTCGCGAGAGTGGCGTCGCGCCTGATCGCCTCACCTTCGAAGTGACGGAGACGGCCGTCATTCAGGATTTCGAGCAGGCGTTTGCGTCGCTCGATGCGTTCAAGCAGCTAGGCGTTCACATTTCGCTCGACGATTTCGGTACGGGCTATTCGAGCCTTACCTGCATTCACCGGCTGCCGCTGGACAAGATCAAGATCGACCGCGGCTTTCTCGACCGCATCGACGCCGATCCGGCGGCGCAGGACATCGTGCGCAGCATCGTGGATCTGTGCCGCTCGCTTGAACTGACATGCGTGGCCGAAGGCGTGCAGACGGAGGCGCAGGCGAGCGTGCTGCGTGGGCTTGGCTGCACGGTCATGCAGGGTTTCTACTTCGGCATGCCAATGCCGTTCGAAGAGCAGTCGTTTGCGGTGTGA